The genomic region TTGTCCGGAATTATTGGGCGTAAAGAGCTCGTAGGCGGCTTGTCACGTCGGTTGTGAAAGCCCGGGGCTTAACCCCGGGTCTGCAGTCGATACGGGCAGGCTAGAGTGTGGTAGGGGAGATCGGAATTCCTGGTGTAGCGGTGAAATGCGCAGATATCAGGAGGAACACCGGTGGCGAAGGCGGATCTCTGGGCCATTACTGACGCTGAGGAGCGAAAGCGTGGGGAGCGAACAGGATTAGATACCCTGGTAGTCCACGCCGTAAACGTTGGGAACTAGGTGTTGGCGACATTCCACGTCGTCGGTGCCGCAGCTAACGCATTAAGTTCCCCGCCTGGGGAGTACGGCCGCAAGGCTAAAACTCAAAGGAATTGACGGGGGCCCGCACAAGCAGCGGAGCATGTGGCTTAATTCGACGCAACGCGAAGAACCTTACCAAGGCTTGACATACACCGGAAAGCATCAGAGATGGTGCCCCCCTTGTGGTCGGTGTACAGGTGGTGCATGGCTGTCGTCAGCTCGTGTCGTGAGATGTTGGGTTAAGTCCCGCAACGAGCGCAACCCCTGTTCTGTGTTGCCAGCATGCCTTTCGGGGTGATGGGGACTCACAGGAGACTGCCGGGGTCAACTCGGAGGAAGGTGGGGACGACGTCAAGTCATCATGCCCCTTATGTCTTGGGCTGCACACGTGCTACAATGGCCGGTACAATGAGCTGCGATGCCGCGAGGCGGAGCGAATCTCAAAAAGCCGGTCTCAGTTCGGATTGGGGTCTGCAACTCGACCCCATGAAGTCGGAGTTGCTAGTAATCGCAGATCAGCATTGCTGCGGTGAATACGTTCCCGGGCCTTGTACACACCGCCCGTCACGTCACGAAAGTCGGTAACACCCGAAGCCGGTGGCCCAACCCCTTGTGGGAGGGAGCTGTCGAAGGTGGGACTGGCGATTGGGACGAAGTCGTAACAAGGTAGCCGTACCGGAAGGTGCGGCTGGATCACCTCCTTTCTAAGGAGCACTTCTTACCAAGCTTGCTTGGTCAGAGGCCAGTACACCGGCGAATGTTCGGTGCTGGTTGCTCATGGGTGGAACGTTGACTACTCGGCACGACAGGTTGTTCTCACTAGTACTGCTTCGGCGTGGAGGGTGAGGGGGATCGGTCGGGTCGGGCACGCTGTTGGGTGTCTGAAGGTACGGGCTCTGTTGAGCCTGAGTCTTCAGGTTGCCGGCCCCAGTGCACTCACTGTTTGTCAGTGGGGTGATGGGTGGCTGGTCGTTGTTTGAGAACTGCACAGTGGACGCGAGCATCTGTGGCCAAGTTTTTAAGGGCGCACGGTGGATGCCTTGGCACCAGGAACCGATGAAGGACGTGGGAGGCCACGATAGTCCCCGGGGAGCCGTCAACCAGGCTTTGATCCGGGGGTTTCCGAATGGGGAAACCCGGCAGTCGTCATGGGCTGTCACCCATGCCTGAACACATAGGGCATGTGGAGGGAACGAGGGGAAGTGAAACATCTCAGTACCCTCAGGAAGAGAAAACAACCGTGATTCCGGGAGTAGTGGCGAGCGAAACCGGATGAGGCCAAACCGTATGTGTGTGATACCCGGCAGGGGTTGCGCATGCGGGGTTGTGGGATTGCACTTCAATAGTCTGCCGGCTGTTGGGCAAGTCAGAAACCGTTGGTGTAGGCGAAGGACATGCGAAAGGTCCGGCGTAGAGGGTAAGACCCCCGTAGCTGAAACATCAACGGCTTGCTTGTGTGACTCCCAAGTAGCACGGGGCCCGAGAAATCCCGTGTGAATCTGGCGGGACCACCCGCTAAGCCTAAATATTCCCTGGTGACCGATAGCGGATAGTACCGTGAGGGAATGGTGAAAAGTACCGCGGGAGCGGAGTGAAATAGTACCTGAAACCGTGTGCCTACAAGCCGTGGGAGCGTCGCTGACAGTACTTGTACTGTTAGTCGTGACTGCGTGCCTTTTGAAGAATGAGCCTGCGAGTTAGCGGTGTGTAGCGAGGTTAACCCGTGTGGGGAAGCCGTAGCGAAAGCGAGTCCTAATAGGGCGTTTGAGTTGCACGCTCTAGACCCGAAGCGGAGTGATCTAGCCATGGGCAGGTTGAAGCGGCTGTAAGAGGTCGTGGAGGACCGAACCCACCAGGGTTGAAAACCTGGGGGATGACCTGTGGTTAGGGGTGAAAGGCCAATCAAACTCCGTGATAGCTGGTTCTCCCCGAAATGCATTTAGGTGCAGCGTCGTGTGTTTCTTGCCGGAGGTAGAGCACTGGATAGGCGATGGGCCCTACCGGGTTACTGACCTTAGCCAAACTCCGAATGCCGGTAAGTGAGAGCGCGGCAGTGAGACTGTGGGGGATAAGCTCCATGGTCGAGAGGGAAACAGCCCAGAGCATCGACTAAGGCCCCTAAGCGTACGCTAAGTGGAAAAGGATGTGGAGTCGCAGAGACAACCAGGAGGTTGGCTTAGAAGCAGCCACCCTTGAAAGAGTGCGTAATAGCTCACTGGTCAAGTGATTCCGCGCCGACAATGTAGCGGGGCTCAAGCGTACCGCCGAAGTCGTGTCATTCCAGCACATACCCCCAACGGGGGCTGGGATGGGTAGGGGAGCGTCGTGTGCCGGGTGAAGCAGCCGCGGAAGCGAGTTGTGGACGGTTCACGAGTGAGAATGCAGGCATGAGTAGCGATACACACGTGAGAAACGTGTGCGCCGATTGACTAAGGGTTCCTGGGTCAAGCTGATCTGCCCAGGGTAAGTCGGGACCTAAGGCGAGGCCGACAGGCGTAGTCGATGGACAACCGGTTGATATTCCGGTACCCGCTTTGAAACGCCCAATACTGAATCAGACGATGCTAAGGCCGTGAAGCCGTCCTGGATCCTTCGGGTGAAGGGGAGTGGTGGAGCCGTCGAACCAGATCTGTACTAGGTAAGCGATGGGGTGACGCAGGAAGGTAGTCCAGCCCGGGCGGTGGTTGTCCCGGGGTAAGGGTGTAGGACGTTACGTAGGCAAATCCGCGTAACACATAGTCTGAGACCTGATGCCGAGCCGATTGTGGTGAAGTGGATGATCCTATGCTGTCGAGAAAAGCCTCTAGCGAGTTTCATGGCGGCCCGTACCCTAAACCGACTCAGGTGGTCAGGTAGAGAATACCGAGGCGTTCGGGTGAACTATGGTTAAGGAACTCGGCAAAATGCCCCCGTAACTTCGGGAGAAGGGGGGCCATTCTTGGTGATCCGATTTACTCGGTGAGCTGGGGGTGGCCGCAGAGACCAGCGAGAAGCGACTGTTTACTAAAAACACAGGTCCGTGCGAAGCCGTAAGGCGATGTATACGGACTGACGCCTGCCCGGTGCTGGAACGTTAAGGGGACCGGTTAGTCACATTTCGGTGTGGCGAAGCTGAGAACTTAAGCGCCAGTAAACGGCGGTGGTAACTATAACCATCCTAAGGTAGCGAAATTCCTTGTCGGGTAAGTTCCGACCTGCACGAATGGCGTAACGACTTCTCGACTGTCTCAACCATAGGCCCGGTGAAATTGCACTACGAGTAAAGATGCTCGTTTCGCGCAGAAGGACGGAAAGACCCCGGGACCTTTACTATAGTTTGATATTGGTGTTCGGTTCGGCTTGTGTAGGATAGGTGGGAGACTTTGAAGCGGTCACGCCAGTGATTGTGGAGTCGTCGTTGAAATACCACTCTGGTCGTGCTGGATGTCTAACCTCGGTCCGTGATCCGGATCAGGGACAGTGTCTGATGGGTAGTTTAACTGGGGCGGTTGCCTCCTAAAGAGTAACGGAGGCGCCCAAAGGTTCCCTCAGCCTGGTTGGCAATCAGGTGTTGAGTGTAAGTGCACAAGGGAGCTTGACTGTGAGACCGACGGGTCGAGCAGGGACGAAAGTCGGGACTAGTGATCCGGCAGTGGCTTGTGGAAGCGCTGTCGCTCAACGGATAAAAGGTACCCCGGGGATAACAGGCTGATCTTCCCCAAGAGTCCATATCGACGGGATGGTTTGGCACCTCGATGTCGGCTCGTCGCATCCTGGGGCTGGAGTCGGTCCCAAGGGTTGGGCTGTTCGCCCATTAAAGCGGTACGCGAGCTGGGTTTAGAACGTCGTGAGACAGTTCGGTCCCTATCCTCTGTGCGCGTAGGAATATTGAGAAGGGCTGTCCCTAGTACGAGAGGACCGGGACGGACGAACCTCTGGTGTGCCAGTTGTCCTGCCAAGGGCATGGCTGGTTGGCTACGTTCGGAAAGGATAACCGCTGAAAGCATCTAAGCGGGAAGCCTGCTTCGAGATGAGTATTCCCACCCCCTTTGAGGGGTTAAGGCTCCCAGTAGACGACTGGGTTGATAGGCCAGATGTGGAAGCCCGGTAACGGGTGGAGCTGACTGGTACTAATAGGCCGAGGGCTTGTCCTCAGTTGCTCGCGTCCACTGTGTTAGTTCTGAAATAACGAACGGCCGTGTTTGCTGTCTTTAATTAGACGCAGTCGGTGTTGGTTAATTTCATAGTGTTTCGGTGGTCATAGCGTTAGGGAAACGCCCGGTTACATTCCGAACCCGGAAGCTAAGCCTTTCAGCGCCGATGGTACTGCAGGGGGGACCCTGTGGGAGAGTAGGACGCCGCCGAACAATTTTTAGCCTCAACCCCGAGCCGATTTGGCTCGGGGTTGAGGCATTTTTGCGTTTATGGTCAGGGTATGCGCTACGACCTGGTCATCTTCGACAACGACGGCGTCCTTGTGGACAGTGAGCCGATCTCCAACACCATCCTCGCCGAGTACCTGACCGAGCTGGGGTACCCCACCACGTACGACGAGTCGCTCCGCGACTACATGGGTGCCGCCATGCACCGGGTGCACGACATCATCCAGGAGCGGACCGGGCAGCAGCTGCCCGAGGACTTCGACGAGACGTTCCACGCCCGTGTCTTCGCCGCCTTCGCGCGCGAACTGAAGCCCGTCGCCGGGGCGGCCGATCTGCTCGGCGAGCTGGTCGCCGAGGGAGTGCCGTACTGCGTCGCCTCCTCCGGCACGCACGAGCGGATCAGAGTGGGGCACCGGGCGACCGGGCTCGACGAGTGGTTCGAGGAGGAGTGGGTGTTCAGCTCCGAGGACGTCGGCCGGGGCAAGCCGGCGCCGGACCTCTTCCTGTACGCCGCCCAGCAGATGGGCGTCGCACCCGAGCGGTGCGTCGTCATCGAGGACAGTCCGCTCGGTGTGGCCGCCGCGCACGCCGCGGGGATGGATGTGTACGGGTTTACGGCGATGACTCCCGCCGAGCGACTCGCCGGAGCGAACGGGTTCTTCTCGAAGTTGTCGGAGCTCCCACAACTGCTTGCGTGATCCATCTACCCACGGGTAAGCCAGGGGCCTACTGTGCCGCCATGACGACAGATGCTCGCCTGCGGCACGGCAGGGTCTCCCTGGGGCTCAGCTTCTTCGCGCAGGGCGCCGCGTTCGCGCTTCTGGTGACGCGGATCCCTGCCATCCAGGACCGGTACGGGATATCCGACGGCCTGCTTCCCGTCTTCCTCGCCGCCGTGCCGGTCCTCGCCGGCGTCGGCAGCGTCGGCACCGAGCACCTGGTGAAGCGGGTGCGGCCGTCCGTCGTGCTGCGGTGGGCGCAGCCGGTGGTGCTGCTGGCCCTCCTCGGGGCCGCGGCCGGCGACGAGTTGTGGCAGGCGGCCGTCTCGCTCGGGGTGTTCGGACTCGGTGTGGGAGCACTGGACGCCTCCATGAACATGCTGGGGGTCAGCCTCCAGCGGGCGTACGGCCGCAGCATCATGCTCGGCTTCCACGCCACGTACAGCCTCGGCGGGATCGCCGGAGCCTCGCTCGCCTGGGTCGGGGCGCACTGGCATCTGTCGCTGTTCACCTCGTACTGGCCGGTGACCGTGGTGCTGGTGCCCGCGTGTCTGGTCGCGAGCCGCTGGTACGCGGACGCGCGGGACGGCGGTCAGCCGCCGGTCGCCGAGCCGGGCCGGGGCAGTGGGGCCGCCCAGGGCGGGCCCCTCGTCTTCAAGATGCTGCTGCCGCTCTGCCTGGTGATGGCCTTCACCTATATCGGGGACTCGACCGTCTCCAACTGGGGTGCGAAGTACCTGCAGGACGTGCTGGGGAGCTCGGAGCAGCTCTCCACCCTTCCGTACAACGTCTACACCGTCACCACGCTTCTGGGCCGGGCCGTCGGTGACTTCGGGGTGCGGCGGTTCGGGGCGGTGGCCGTGGTGCGGTTCGGGTCCGTCGTCGCGGCCTGCGGCTTCGCCGTGGTGGCGGCGGCGAGCGGGCCGTGGGTGGGTCTGCTCGGGTTCACGGTGCTGGGGGTCGGTCTGTGTGTGATCGTGCCGCAGACCTTCGCGGCGGCGGGGCGGCTGTTCCCGGGGGCCTCCGACGCGGCCGTCGCCCGGCTGAACATCTTCAACTACGTGGGATTCCTGGTGGGGTCACCGCTGGTGGGGGCGATCGGGGACGCCTGGAACTACCGCGGGGCGATGCTCGTACCGATGGTGCTGGTGCTCGCGACTCTCGTGTACGCCCGCTCGTTCGGGAACGGCGACGCCCGATACGGTGTCGGGCATGAGCGGGCGCGGACTGTTGATGTGGGACGAAGCAGTAACGAGGTATGACTTCGGGCCCGGTCATCCGATGGACCCGGTGCGGCTCGCACTGACCATGGGACTGGTACGGGCGTACGGCCTCGACCGGGCGGTCGACGTCGTGGCCGCGAAACCGGCCGGGGAGTCGACGCTGCGGCTGGTGCACCGGGCGGACTACGTGGATGCCGTGCGGGCGGCCTCGGCGGACCCGGACGGGGCCGACGCCTCGTACG from Streptomyces sp. NBC_01267 harbors:
- a CDS encoding HAD family hydrolase translates to MRYDLVIFDNDGVLVDSEPISNTILAEYLTELGYPTTYDESLRDYMGAAMHRVHDIIQERTGQQLPEDFDETFHARVFAAFARELKPVAGAADLLGELVAEGVPYCVASSGTHERIRVGHRATGLDEWFEEEWVFSSEDVGRGKPAPDLFLYAAQQMGVAPERCVVIEDSPLGVAAAHAAGMDVYGFTAMTPAERLAGANGFFSKLSELPQLLA
- a CDS encoding MFS transporter; this encodes MTTDARLRHGRVSLGLSFFAQGAAFALLVTRIPAIQDRYGISDGLLPVFLAAVPVLAGVGSVGTEHLVKRVRPSVVLRWAQPVVLLALLGAAAGDELWQAAVSLGVFGLGVGALDASMNMLGVSLQRAYGRSIMLGFHATYSLGGIAGASLAWVGAHWHLSLFTSYWPVTVVLVPACLVASRWYADARDGGQPPVAEPGRGSGAAQGGPLVFKMLLPLCLVMAFTYIGDSTVSNWGAKYLQDVLGSSEQLSTLPYNVYTVTTLLGRAVGDFGVRRFGAVAVVRFGSVVAACGFAVVAAASGPWVGLLGFTVLGVGLCVIVPQTFAAAGRLFPGASDAAVARLNIFNYVGFLVGSPLVGAIGDAWNYRGAMLVPMVLVLATLVYARSFGNGDARYGVGHERARTVDVGRSSNEV